The Juglans microcarpa x Juglans regia isolate MS1-56 chromosome 8D, Jm3101_v1.0, whole genome shotgun sequence genomic sequence AAACATCTTGAGACTGACATTGTCCTCATTCTTTGCAAGGTGGAAATCATAATGCTACCAGacttctttgatgtaatggtccACCAGTTCAATACAGATGGATATATCTATTCGATTGAGAGATATCTGGGCAAATTTAAGTAGTACATAAGAAACAAAGCCTGCCCAGAAGCATCCATTGTGGAGCATATATTTATGTAGAATGCTTGATATATTTTTGTAGGCTCATTCAagagaatttaaaaacattGATGTTGTGTGCAAACATCCGAAATAGCTTCCTTGACAATTTTTTCATGGAAAGTGCACCCACTCAGGACTTCAATTCCTACATATTTagagaataaattatttaagaCTGTCAGATGATACGTTCTCAATAATTGCACAAAACTTGAGCAATACTTGGAGTAAGAACCTGCAACCAAACTCATCAATTAAGTATACGTTTGGAATGCACGGTCATTGTGACGAAATgacttttaacaaaaatattttattattttttgtaagaatCACAACAACTTTTTGAAAGACTAAAGCATATTGAACATTGAAAGGAGGTGAACATGTTATTACAAGTGTCAACATATCCCAAACTTGGTATAGGGATGAGCCTTTTCTACTGGCATGCCATGCGCCACAAGTTTTTTACCTTAGAAACAAACTTACATAGGTCTTGGCACGTCGTGTAGAAGACCATATATAGGAATGTCTATAGAGGAACAACTAGCTAAATTTCAAAGGATATATAAGAGATTTGATCAATGGGGTGATCAAATTCTTGCACTAACTACTATAGATGTTGCTAATATATAGGGTTTGATCAATGCTCTAGATGTTACTTATAAGGTTTGGTGTAACACCCGAGCCTAgcaccaagttttttttttcctctcgggttaagtatatgaaaaagtcaggagaaattttttgaatattattttatgggcagagataatttttttaaacaagttggatttttttttatttgagtttgagtCGGGGCTTATAATTCATGGaaaaagcccaagcccgtgttatcttatttttttatgtactaCCCGTTTCACGttcatttgtttttcctctCCATGCACGCCACTCTCCCTCAACTAGGGTTACACCTGAATCAGTTTTTCTCCATAGCATGTACGTCTCTCATGCAGTTACTCCCTCTCATCCTTTTTAGGGTTTTCCTTACTCCCTATATATTTACACGCTAACCTCATATTTTCGCATAGCCCTCAATCCCATGTATATATATCGAACATCCTCAACCCTAGACTCAGttgccgtcgcaccacctctaGGTACTTTCAGTTTTCCTTGTTGCCGTAAGCAATGGTAGTTCCTCCGCAAGCTACCAGCTTTCGTCGCAGCCATGCACCAAAGGGAACCAACACCTCGTAGTCGCAGCAACAAACTGTTACGTTGGAAACGTTCATCATTCAGGCAACCTCAGCAACCAGCAAGGGCAACACTCCCCAGCTCGGCCACGGTCTAACCAGTCGCACCACCCAGTCACTGCGGTGCGCCCCTCACTTCAGCCACCTTGCGTTAGCCCCTGCACCACCAGTACACATATACGGCTTCCACCCCACGACATAATAGCCCGTTGCACCGCCCAGAACTCTCACTACCCCCCATACAAAAATCGACACAAGCCGTGCATGCACGAAGTCACCATAATGCACTGCCGTGCCACCCCAACACCTCCACATAGTTGTCGCTCGGTTCATCCACCCCACGAAAACCTCTGTCCAGACCCCACCACCATGCCCAGCCACATGAAGCCGCCGCCCAACGCCTCTTGTAGCCTCCGTTGCAAGCCACGAAACTCCCCTGTTTTAGACAATCGAAACAAAGCAGTCATGGCACAACCAACCCACTGCCCTTAAGCCATTACCCACGCAACCACATAAGACACAGTTGGCAGCAGAAGACGCCGGAGGACAAGCCTCCACCATTGGATATTGCCCTGGTCGACTCCCATCCCCAGACCGCCGCACGCCTCGCTACATCACGGTGAGttttcgttctctctctctctcgctcaccaCTCCATCTCTTTCGCTCGTGTGTAGCCCAGCTCGACAGAGTCTTTGCCGCACTCCTGCTCTTCTGTCACGCCACCTCTGTCCTTCCAGACAGTCCTGTCGCGCCTCACCCCTCCACGTGTGCCTCGGTTTCCCATGGGTAAGCAGCTGCCGCCGCATACTGGGTCTTAATCCCGTACGTGTGTTCATCTAGCTTATTAtacgtatataatatatatgacatATATGGATAGTTTTAACCTAGATTGGGTACTTAccagttttaacctaatatatatatatatatatatatagaaagttcccagatttatgtttttgggtgagaggttttttttttttttgggttatgtttaaataggttatgtttttaataaatggtcttggtttaattttatttaagaaaatacatgatttttataatgataataataaagatttgtaatatggtattagtactattatattattttaatatatttctagAAGTACAATATAGTGcaagacttttattttgaattctTTAAAGAGAgactaattaagtctattttagtTAAATGGTATTTTTGATTTGTCTACCTTAATAgatttttgatataattatgttacccaattttcaaataagttaggttttgtgttttgttcggactgattttagaaagtgatgatttataatgtgaggttatgaaattttaaattttgaggaattaaataggttattttagaagtttaggattaaatatcaaaatacgtgattaattggaaatttacgagaattacttgattattttataggtgacgattgttaattgttcgacatttttgaggaaaattctaaaaaggctaagaagtccaggtaagcggagttcttatgctagactttacattaaaataaaatgagctggggttgatttttagaaaatatacatatttggttatgaaaataaatttgaactacctcagttatttgttctgcattactcatgagattctgtttaagaagaaagtactttctatcatgactgtgtagacatgaacttattgttgacattctgtttctgaactttgaaaaaagagagcgaatatgaaattttgtatataaattatattgtgatatgattttgttctgttctgaagattttctatactctgatatgatctaatgtgatttctgaaaaacctttggcataacattctgtttctatttctgttccgttctgaccttttCACGGGtataaaactgtggcctctgttcgggttggtaccaacttttctgtttctagtgcacccactttgtaaataaagtggttttctgcgtggtctttcctatgtgcacacttaagactctgagaatgaataaggggaagattcacattttgtttctactcggttagctacaggggtttgcacaaccctactataggggttaaacatggtatttgttctgatatgataagataagatgtgatgtttcagtttgtGCTATGctaaagggattttgattatgaatattttcgaatttttgctctgatatttttgataacatgttttgatgctgcattttgaaaacattattctgattttacattttgaaagaaaatattttgttctgcattctgaactccgtaaatactcatgtttatacactagtatatgtcctctatttattgagttgttgataactcaccccttatctctatatatttttcagataattttgatggttcagctggagaacaagagtatgaagttttaacAATGTGTGAtaatcgtagtggaataagtgtttgagggtacaagtgtttatttgagagtcgtagttagtaaactgatttattttttgggtattttgatttgataagttaaggataatttcgagtcttttggagagtttcaatttattttattaagaaattatgtattgtccttatgaaggagcatagatatttggtttgagtaaatgaatatttttatggagtttctggattatttatagttgtgatttttgagttgatatttaggtattaagagctaactctccagacctccgAGAACGGGGCATTACATTTGGCTTGAATCAAAACCGGATATGCAAATGAGGAGGACGAGGTTAATATCCATTGAGAAGTCATCAATTCGATTGAAGATGGGGAAGATGATGAACAAATAGACAAACTTGAATTCTTTCTAAACCGAATATGATTACTATGAGGAATAGGATCTAGTAGAAAGAGACTCATTAATAGATTATAGCTCCACATGATCAATCTACAATAGAAACAAAGACATTTATAATTCGATGATAAGTTTTATTCACGCAAAAGAGTCTAAACACCTGAGTCACACACTGGAAatgttaatgtaaaaataatttgctaGTATATTCTAACGcaaattttagtttaattaaattatatcatttagTTTGAGTATGGTATAAAGATTTGGGTTACAGTATTTTCACTAGACTCCTGTGAGACACATGTTGATGGAAAGTCTCTTAGATAATTTGCTTAACATGAACTTCGCTACACTCGTGTGGAACATGCGATCGAGTAAACAACTATGAAATTGTTCCTTAAATGCATATGGGATGTTGTGAAGAATTTGTCCACTAGTGgtgaagagagaaaaaacaacatatatatatatatatatatgagattttgCATGACTTTGGACAACAGATAAGAGACTAGCAACAATATTAATAGAGCTTAATggtttcaattgaaaaagaaaaaactgaagaTTTTCTTGTGAGAGCTTTGAGGCAACAAAGATGATCACTATCTTTGCTTTGATTGTCCCGTGCTTGGACTGCTGGCGAGTTTCTTAGAATGTTGAAGTCTTGTTGAGCAAGTGAGGTTCTTTTGTAGGTGATGTTGCTATAAAAGAGGTTGGAGTATTCCGGATCTAATGTTGATAAAGAGATCAAGTGCATGGGTCATTCATGGCATTGCAAATCAGATATATAGTCAACAAAGGTTTTTTGAGTGTTTAAAACTAATTGTAATCATTTGTATCTATAGTGGATTTAAAGGTGCATGGTGACAAATGAATTTCAATTTCATCAACTAATATCTAgtgtaatttatttgtttgcttTACTTATTCTGatcatatcatttttgtttgtgaatATTGCTCGGTAATATTTTTTctgattaatttttaaattccaCTATGTTGAGATAAACCACATGCTCTCCCCCCTCAAGATGTACCATGCATATTTATCGAGGAATATAAATTAATGACCCGAAATTATACAGATTGTCATGATGGGTTCTAAATCCCACATTAACTACTTAATAAGTGAATTTGATCTTCACAAATGCTTTTAggatgttttcaaattgactaCTTTATTTGGGATTATAGTATCCATGTGGCTAGCATTTTTCCCAAATCTTTTGAAGAATCTTAGGAAATAGTATGAATAGATTGATATGACATATGTTGCTTTTACTTGCCCattaatttgaagaaattgaatTCAATAAATTAGATAGGAAATTCATTGGGCAAGATTCATTTCTTATTATCCTTTGTCTCTCTCCTTACGAGTCTCTTTGTATAATTTGATGATGATACGGGCACAATGGAATTAGCCTAAACTAAGTTTGTTTAGGTAATTGCCTCGGTTTCTATACTAATTAGTGGTTTATagtgttagtttttttttccccctcaaCCAAGGGGATGCTGGGGGCGACCAGCGTAGCAACCTTCCCTGGGTGTGACCATAGGAGTCCCTCCCCGTTATGGGATGTCCGGTTTGAGCCATAGCTACTACTCTAAAGGTGAGTCCGTCACCACAACACCACCCAAATATTCAGCTGGTCTAAAGTCATCCCATGGCCTAAAGGTCAGTCTTTTCTATTATAAGTAGTTTCAACTTATGTCCTCTCGAACTCCTAATCTCGAAGCTATGAAATACCAATTTGTATCAATTGAGTTACTAACGTATATACCTTGGTGGTGGTTTATAGTGTTAATTAAGAGCTCATTTGACtcatgaaaaatgaaattaattactTTCTCAGAGTGCTATTTTTCTCCCTTATAATCTCAAGATTGATTCAGTGGAGTAGATTCTGTTTCTACAACATCTATCTTGTTGTCAAATTTGCTGTATATACTACATAAAGAgattgataaaataattaaaaagaagcaAATAATAATCTTGTTGTCAAAGTTCGTCATATGCATCAAGTTTACAAAACTGATAATTAACTTTGTTAGAATATCTATCATATAGGATGCCATGCAGAGGCTGTAAGCAGACACCTATCTTGCCACCGAAGAGAGATATCTCCTCCATCATCTTTCtccgaaaccctaaacccaCCACTACTCTCCCCATGAAACTGAACAGGACAATAATGGGTCctaattttcaaaagaagttTTGCTTGAATCATTGACTTGGAGCTTGATTTAATTCCTGCAAAACCATGACTCTCCATTCTCGCTTTCCATGTTTCCATCCTTTCATACGTTGGGCAATTAGAATCACCTTTGTCATAGTTAAGCAGGCTCTTGATCTTTTTACCAAGATGGTTCTTCTCAATTCCCATCCTCTCGGAACTTTCTAGTGGTAGGCAATCATCAAGCGAGTCAAACATGGCTGCAAAGTAATGTAATGACTCCATGAATCTGGACAAGAAGCTTCGTGGGCTTCGGTTCCCTTCTTGTTCTACTAGGATTACGATAGAGGGGTTGAGTGAATGTACAGTTTTCAATGTGTCAGAGATTTTCGTATAATTATTCAAAGTGCTCATATAGAAAACTAAATTTACTGCAAGTGTTTCgttcttctttttccttatgTTAATGAGGCTAGAGCCTCTTAACAATCCTTGGAAATCGAAGTTCAAGTTCCGAAACCCCTTTGAGAAGCCTACCAATCTGTTTTCTGTTTCTTGCAGTTCTTCCAAACTGCTTCCAAATCCTGTTATCCGGAGGGATATTCGATTTCCATTGGATGCCTTCTCAGAAAGAGACTGAATCAGAGAAGGCCATTGAAATCCATAAGAGACATCAAAATCAATTACATGTAATGATCGGCTGTTGGTTTCCTCCTGCTCCTCAAAGGCCTCTATAATGGATTGGTTTGCAGTGAAATGAGCAAACTGGTAATACGGAGAGACCCGATAGAGATCAATAAATGCGAAGAACTTTTCTTCATCTGTAGGATCCTTCATGATCATGTCGTAGAAGGGAGATTTTCGTGTAAGAAGCCTTGCTGCCAAACCATCTGCAAAGTAGGTCACGACTCGTTGCAATGAGTTGCCGGATGAGGACACATTTCGGTACAATTCATTCAGGTTCTCCAACGCCGAGCCCACCTTGTTTTGATCAACTGCAGTGGCTGTTATGAGCAGCAAATGAATCAGGTTGAGGCCATTTCCATCTTCTACTGGTGCTTGTCTCTTGCGGTCTAGTTTTAGCATTTGTTCCCTCATTTGGAGGAGGCTGAATATCTTCCCATCACAACCTTCAAATGGATGTGTAGGGATTGAAGCATCcagctttct encodes the following:
- the LOC121241810 gene encoding GRAS family protein RAM1-like; translated protein: MEMIEYRDEEELLNLSLGIVTDSRVERTRKRKRKLDASIPTHPFEGCDGKIFSLLQMREQMLKLDRKRQAPVEDGNGLNLIHLLLITATAVDQNKVGSALENLNELYRNVSSSGNSLQRVVTYFADGLAARLLTRKSPFYDMIMKDPTDEEKFFAFIDLYRVSPYYQFAHFTANQSIIEAFEEQEETNSRSLHVIDFDVSYGFQWPSLIQSLSEKASNGNRISLRITGFGSSLEELQETENRLVGFSKGFRNLNFDFQGLLRGSSLINIRKKKNETLAVNLVFYMSTLNNYTKISDTLKTVHSLNPSIVILVEQEGNRSPRSFLSRFMESLHYFAAMFDSLDDCLPLESSERMGIEKNHLGKKIKSLLNYDKGDSNCPTYERMETWKARMESHGFAGIKSSSKSMIQAKLLLKIRTHYCPVQFHGESSGGFRVSEKDDGGDISLRWQDRCLLTASAWHPI